One window of Candidatus Zixiibacteriota bacterium genomic DNA carries:
- a CDS encoding T9SS type A sorting domain-containing protein — translation MKKLNLAFFLILLLLSTSTAWTTEVSKSSYYKTLLESRANLENSGFTSLNILRQRLNQDEFIHNFAGAGLKPVSPLLPAGNSKATSLLGDFRVNEENYSATFSQRRPDIALFKDGSFVTVWQDERNGDWDIFSQKINSSGTIIGTNLKIVADSRHTDQLEPSICRTLDSNLVLVWVDGAELNIYGQRYSPDLSTAGDTFRINDSNIPNSAFEPKVKSFTDGSFVTAWVDISSGNNLYARRYNSSGNPLGPSFKVNSQVGIAPPKSPSVSFDKNGRFVIAWEDYRDLDADIYFQRYDSSGAAAGGNVLANIDSLSEDQYSPSMTKRVNGDFMITWVDTRGGKVNIYARLFDSSGNPKTSPFKVNSDTGSAQHWEPKIDSDTMKNYAIVWGDYRNEPAIYFQKYDSTGTAIGSNTKLSDNGVQGFKDNPALSVRVNGDFTSVWSDHRGKSYDIYSQRVISGTLSGTNFKLNDDSTGAIQNEPAIAKDLDKNFILAWTDYRNGYGDIYLKKYSRFGDLIFSDRRVDTNNSSAPCAQPDLATDGSRNILAVWQDFRAGLNIYAQRFDPSGNPVDTNFQVNNSTTLNNSPACAKSYDGKSIIAWSVTQSGIKNIYARPYNSSGSPVDTSFKVNDDLQAVDHLNPKVGMDSSGNFTVAWYDKRNSQEKIYLQRYNSSGGKTGSNFASYTDSLNAIQRDFDFSVNSKGNMVLAWIQLDGTKNNLYAQRYSSSGTPLGNNFLVNDPAGTPAEPSVSIDDDTFFVVVWTDYRSGSPQIYSQVYYFNEGLPSGGNSVVDNDLTNALHFSPDVALSPPNIYTAWVDNRTPGDGFDIFANTIKYRQTSVQEEEATRPVAFDLGQNYPNPFNPITSIAFSLRVQGSTFKGPLHTTLTIYNIKGERVKTLVDENRLPGNYKVIWDGKDDAGRKVASGVYFYRLKVGDNSISKRMVLLK, via the coding sequence ATGAAAAAGTTAAACCTTGCCTTTTTTCTTATCCTTCTCTTGCTTTCCACCTCAACAGCCTGGACTACTGAGGTCAGTAAATCGAGTTATTATAAAACCCTTTTGGAAAGCAGGGCAAATCTGGAAAATTCAGGGTTTACCTCTCTGAACATTTTACGACAAAGATTGAATCAGGATGAATTCATCCATAATTTCGCAGGGGCAGGTTTGAAACCTGTTTCTCCTTTGCTTCCTGCGGGAAACTCCAAAGCTACTTCACTGCTCGGGGATTTCAGAGTTAATGAAGAGAACTATTCAGCCACTTTTTCTCAGCGCAGGCCGGATATAGCTTTGTTTAAAGACGGTAGCTTCGTCACCGTGTGGCAGGATGAGAGAAACGGGGACTGGGATATATTCAGCCAGAAAATCAACTCATCAGGGACAATAATTGGCACTAATCTTAAAATTGTTGCGGATAGTCGGCATACGGATCAATTAGAGCCATCTATTTGCAGGACACTGGACAGCAATCTCGTCCTGGTCTGGGTGGATGGTGCTGAGCTGAACATCTATGGTCAAAGATATTCTCCTGATCTTTCGACTGCGGGGGATACCTTCAGGATAAACGACAGCAATATTCCTAACAGCGCTTTTGAACCTAAAGTGAAATCTTTCACTGATGGAAGCTTTGTAACTGCCTGGGTGGATATAAGCTCAGGAAATAATCTTTATGCCAGAAGATACAATTCCTCTGGAAATCCTCTTGGTCCGAGCTTCAAGGTCAACAGCCAGGTCGGGATTGCTCCACCCAAATCACCTTCAGTCTCTTTTGACAAAAATGGTCGATTTGTAATTGCCTGGGAGGATTATCGAGACTTAGATGCTGATATCTATTTTCAGAGGTACGATTCCTCAGGTGCTGCTGCAGGCGGTAATGTCTTAGCTAACATAGATTCGCTGAGCGAAGATCAGTATTCTCCTTCTATGACAAAGAGGGTGAACGGAGACTTCATGATAACTTGGGTAGACACCAGGGGAGGAAAAGTCAACATCTATGCTCGACTTTTTGATTCTTCAGGAAATCCCAAGACTTCTCCATTTAAGGTCAACTCAGATACCGGGTCTGCTCAGCACTGGGAGCCGAAAATCGATTCGGACACTATGAAAAATTATGCTATAGTCTGGGGGGATTACAGAAATGAGCCTGCGATTTACTTCCAGAAATATGACTCAACAGGCACAGCCATCGGCTCCAATACCAAGCTGAGCGACAACGGGGTGCAGGGATTCAAAGACAATCCAGCCCTTTCAGTGAGAGTGAACGGTGATTTTACCTCAGTCTGGAGCGATCACAGAGGAAAAAGCTATGATATCTATTCTCAGAGGGTAATCTCCGGGACTCTTTCAGGCACGAATTTTAAACTGAATGACGATTCAACCGGGGCTATACAGAACGAGCCAGCAATCGCGAAGGACCTGGATAAGAACTTCATCCTTGCCTGGACTGATTACAGAAATGGATATGGCGACATCTATTTAAAAAAATACTCCCGTTTCGGGGATCTGATCTTTTCTGATCGGAGAGTTGATACCAATAACTCTTCTGCCCCCTGCGCCCAGCCTGATTTAGCAACTGACGGCTCCAGGAACATACTGGCAGTCTGGCAGGATTTCAGAGCCGGCTTGAATATCTATGCCCAGAGATTCGATCCTTCAGGTAATCCTGTGGATACCAATTTTCAGGTGAACAACTCCACGACCCTGAATAATTCCCCAGCCTGCGCCAAATCCTATGATGGAAAATCGATAATAGCGTGGTCTGTTACCCAATCCGGAATAAAGAATATTTATGCCCGTCCATACAATAGCAGCGGCAGCCCGGTTGATACCAGTTTTAAGGTGAACGATGATCTGCAAGCTGTTGACCATCTGAATCCAAAAGTAGGAATGGACAGCTCAGGCAATTTTACAGTTGCCTGGTATGACAAAAGAAACTCGCAGGAAAAAATCTATTTGCAGAGGTACAATTCCTCAGGCGGAAAGACAGGCTCGAATTTCGCATCCTATACTGATTCTTTGAACGCAATTCAGAGAGATTTTGATTTTAGCGTGAACAGTAAGGGGAATATGGTTCTTGCCTGGATTCAGCTTGACGGAACAAAGAACAATCTTTATGCTCAGAGATATTCCAGCTCAGGGACTCCCCTGGGGAATAATTTTCTGGTCAACGACCCTGCAGGAACACCGGCTGAACCCTCGGTCTCAATTGATGATGATACCTTTTTCGTGGTGGTCTGGACTGACTACCGTTCCGGCAGTCCGCAGATCTATTCTCAGGTCTATTACTTCAATGAAGGTCTTCCTTCTGGAGGAAACTCCGTAGTTGACAATGACCTGACGAATGCTCTTCATTTCAGCCCGGATGTGGCTTTATCCCCTCCCAATATTTACACTGCCTGGGTAGATAACCGGACTCCCGGAGATGGGTTTGATATTTTCGCCAATACGATAAAATACAGGCAGACCAGTGTTCAAGAAGAAGAAGCAACTCGACCAGTGGCCTTTGATCTGGGGCAGAATTATCCGAATCCCTTTAACCCCATAACCTCCATTGCCTTCAGTTTAAGGGTTCAAGGTTCAACGTTCAAGGGACCACTCCACACCACCCTGACTATCTATAATATCAAGGGGGAAAGAGTCAAGACTCTGGTGGATGAAAATAGACTGCCGGGTAATTATAAGGTAATCTGGGATGGGAAGGACGATGCAGGTAGAAAAGTTGCCAGCGGGGTTTATTTCTATAGATTGAAAGTCGGGGATAATTCTATTTCAAAGAGGATGGTTCTTTTAAAGTAA
- the rdgB gene encoding RdgB/HAM1 family non-canonical purine NTP pyrophosphatase, which yields MKLILATHNQHKIEEIQKILSQSTEYDLARSRDLTSTNIAAQKLEILTLKDFPNVPEVEETGKTMQENAIIKAVAVYNATGIPALADDSGLEVDALNGAPGVVSARFAGPGCTYKDNNVKLLGLLKGIPEEKRGAAFRCVVALALSQDDVRIVEGKVKGIITDKEIGKNGFGYDPVFYDTELGKTFAQLSQEEKNRVSHRGIAFRKAKELIKRLMTDNE from the coding sequence ATGAAACTAATCTTAGCTACCCACAATCAGCATAAGATAGAAGAGATCCAGAAAATTCTATCTCAATCGACAGAGTATGACCTTGCCAGGTCGAGGGACCTGACAAGCACTAATATTGCGGCTCAGAAGTTAGAAATTCTCACTTTGAAAGATTTCCCGAATGTGCCTGAGGTCGAAGAGACCGGGAAAACAATGCAGGAGAACGCGATTATTAAAGCTGTGGCAGTATATAATGCTACTGGAATACCTGCATTAGCTGACGATTCAGGTCTGGAAGTTGATGCTTTGAATGGTGCTCCCGGAGTAGTTTCTGCCAGGTTCGCAGGACCGGGGTGCACATATAAAGATAATAACGTAAAACTACTGGGTCTTTTGAAAGGGATTCCTGAGGAGAAGAGAGGCGCGGCTTTCAGATGTGTGGTGGCTTTAGCTTTGAGTCAAGACGACGTAAGGATAGTCGAAGGGAAAGTCAAAGGAATTATCACAGACAAAGAAATCGGGAAAAACGGTTTTGGTTATGACCCGGTTTTCTATGACACAGAATTGGGGAAGACATTTGCCCAACTTTCACAGGAGGAAAAAAACAGGGTAAGTCATAGAGGGATAGCTTTCAGAAAGGCAAAAGAGTTAATAAAAAGATTAATGACGGATAACGAATGA
- the murI gene encoding glutamate racemase: MRVRSKAIGIFDSGVGGLTVAKEVFKKLPSENVIYFGDTARTPYGPRSAEIVKKFSVQNISFLSTQGVKLIVVACNTASAVALDYLKRIFQLPLMGVIEPGSRAAVKVTKSGRIGVIGTAGTIRSKSYTRAIQRIDKKIKVFDYPCPLFVSLAEEGYINKKATYLIAQEYLTPLKKQKIDTLVLGCTHYPLLKKVISKVIGENVTLIDSAEKTALEVKRILEQRDMMNTANAEPEYRFYVSDFPEKFIQISERFLGEKVKEVKKIDINKY; the protein is encoded by the coding sequence ATGAGAGTTAGATCTAAAGCAATAGGAATCTTCGATTCAGGTGTGGGCGGTCTGACAGTGGCAAAGGAAGTTTTCAAAAAGCTTCCTTCAGAAAACGTCATCTATTTCGGAGACACTGCCAGAACCCCTTATGGACCCCGCTCAGCCGAAATCGTCAAAAAATTCTCCGTCCAGAACATCAGCTTTCTTTCCACCCAGGGGGTGAAGCTGATCGTGGTCGCCTGCAATACCGCCTCAGCCGTGGCTTTGGATTATCTGAAAAGGATTTTTCAGCTCCCCTTAATGGGGGTAATCGAGCCTGGCTCCCGGGCTGCAGTCAAAGTCACAAAAAGCGGAAGAATAGGGGTGATAGGAACTGCAGGGACCATCCGTTCAAAATCATATACCAGGGCGATTCAGAGGATAGATAAAAAAATAAAAGTCTTTGACTATCCCTGTCCTCTTTTTGTCTCTTTAGCTGAGGAAGGTTACATTAATAAAAAAGCTACTTACTTGATTGCTCAGGAATATTTGACTCCATTGAAAAAACAGAAAATAGACACTTTGGTCTTAGGATGCACTCATTATCCTCTGTTGAAAAAGGTCATCTCGAAAGTGATAGGCGAAAATGTCACCCTGATCGATTCGGCTGAGAAGACAGCCCTGGAGGTTAAAAGGATATTGGAACAGAGGGATATGATGAATACGGCTAATGCTGAACCTGAATACAGATTCTATGTCTCGGATTTTCCCGAAAAGTTTATCCAGATAAGCGAAAGATTTTTAGGGGAAAAGGTCAAAGAGGTTAAGAAGATAGATATTAACAAATACTGA
- a CDS encoding N-acetylmuramoyl-L-alanine amidase: protein MIKLIKVILLFIFLFYLHSFSYSSTIIVEKGDQKYELESLDINNYQYIELTGLKKIYGGELFWEPMGKIVFWQVKEHQFKFTFFSPYIILDQDIYNLTLPVEFRQGKVFLPFKTFWPILETIEPPEEIVKKQGEYNILDLKVSQKLNGMLIEIYLSQPLNYELFKSENNWLIINFLEGKIDTLFFSNFKIPDIILESKAYQFQSASGGSAQLSLRLFMDFPKLYYFLKSTPDGLYRLQITLEDTATVEHSPQENEEPEKNPIDIIIIDPGHGGENSGAVGPKGTKEKDIVLDIALRLESLLKNSNQKGLQVYLTRRDDKFMPLEERALFANQKGGDLFISIHTNAAKRRAAAGTEIYFLAQAKNDEARAAEALENSAILFERPKGAPADTSELNFILMDMLQTEFLKESSDLAQIIHDRMKQRLDIPSRGVDQAGFFVLNKTYMPSVLVETAFISNPEEEKLLNKSTFRQKIAEAICQGILDFKNKYEGKGK from the coding sequence GTGATTAAACTAATTAAGGTTATCCTGTTGTTCATCTTTTTGTTTTACCTTCATTCTTTTTCTTACAGCTCCACGATCATCGTAGAAAAAGGTGACCAGAAATATGAATTGGAAAGTCTGGATATAAACAATTATCAATATATCGAACTTACAGGTCTAAAAAAGATTTACGGAGGAGAGCTTTTCTGGGAACCTATGGGCAAAATCGTATTCTGGCAGGTCAAAGAGCATCAATTTAAATTTACTTTTTTCTCCCCATATATAATTTTAGATCAGGATATTTATAACTTGACCCTGCCGGTTGAATTTAGACAGGGCAAGGTCTTTCTTCCTTTCAAAACCTTCTGGCCTATTCTGGAAACTATTGAGCCTCCGGAAGAAATTGTAAAAAAACAGGGGGAATATAACATTCTGGATCTCAAGGTCAGCCAGAAGCTAAACGGGATGCTGATAGAGATATATCTTTCCCAGCCCCTTAATTATGAGCTTTTCAAAAGCGAGAACAACTGGCTGATAATAAATTTCTTAGAGGGGAAAATAGATACCCTTTTCTTCTCAAATTTCAAGATACCGGACATAATCTTAGAGAGCAAAGCCTATCAATTTCAATCTGCCTCCGGGGGCTCAGCCCAGCTTTCCTTAAGGCTTTTCATGGATTTTCCCAAGCTTTATTACTTCCTTAAATCCACACCGGATGGGCTTTACCGCCTGCAGATAACCTTAGAGGATACGGCTACAGTCGAACATTCCCCCCAGGAAAACGAAGAACCGGAAAAAAATCCGATTGACATTATCATAATAGACCCTGGGCATGGCGGAGAGAATTCCGGCGCAGTTGGGCCCAAAGGAACAAAGGAGAAAGATATTGTGCTGGATATAGCCTTGAGACTGGAGAGCCTGCTGAAAAACTCCAATCAAAAGGGTTTGCAAGTATACCTCACCAGAAGGGATGACAAGTTCATGCCTCTGGAAGAGAGGGCATTATTTGCCAATCAAAAAGGAGGGGATCTGTTTATCAGCATTCATACCAATGCTGCCAAGAGAAGGGCAGCCGCCGGCACGGAGATCTATTTTTTAGCCCAGGCGAAAAACGATGAAGCCCGGGCAGCTGAGGCTTTGGAGAATTCAGCCATTTTATTTGAGCGTCCCAAAGGAGCTCCAGCCGACACCTCCGAGCTCAATTTCATTTTGATGGATATGCTGCAAACAGAGTTCTTAAAAGAGTCAAGCGATTTAGCCCAGATCATACATGACCGGATGAAACAGAGGCTGGATATACCCAGCCGGGGGGTTGATCAGGCAGGATTTTTCGTGTTGAACAAAACCTATATGCCTTCGGTTTTAGTGGAGACTGCCTTTATCTCTAATCCTGAAGAAGAAAAACTTTTAAATAAAAGCACGTTCCGGCAGAAGATAGCTGAGGCCATCTGTCAGGGAATTTTAGATTTTAAAAATAAATATGAGGGCAAAGGAAAATGA
- the smpB gene encoding SsrA-binding protein SmpB, which produces MEKKEKNIRERKADKGSVSDKEEIKIIATNRKARHEYNIIETYEAGMVLRGTEVKALREGKANLKDSYAKIDKEEVVLLNMHISPYEKGNRYNQDPTRPRKLLLHRNQIRRLVGRVVEKGLTLVPLRLYFKGSYAKVELALAVGKKLYDRRNSIAEREADRALRRALKERNK; this is translated from the coding sequence ATGGAGAAAAAAGAGAAAAATATTCGCGAGCGTAAAGCCGATAAAGGGTCTGTGAGCGACAAAGAAGAGATAAAGATAATCGCCACTAACCGAAAAGCCCGGCATGAATATAATATAATCGAAACCTACGAAGCCGGTATGGTGCTTCGCGGGACAGAGGTAAAAGCATTAAGGGAAGGTAAGGCGAACCTGAAAGATTCTTATGCTAAAATAGACAAAGAGGAAGTAGTTCTTCTGAATATGCATATCAGCCCGTATGAAAAAGGGAACAGGTATAATCAGGACCCGACCAGACCAAGGAAGCTTCTACTGCATCGGAATCAGATAAGGAGATTAGTGGGTAGGGTTGTCGAAAAGGGGTTAACCCTTGTCCCCCTCAGGCTCTATTTCAAAGGAAGTTACGCCAAAGTTGAATTGGCCCTGGCAGTGGGAAAAAAACTGTATGACAGGCGTAACTCTATAGCCGAAAGAGAAGCAGACCGTGCTTTAAGAAGAGCTTTAAAGGAGAGGAATAAGTGA
- a CDS encoding zinc-dependent alcohol dehydrogenase family protein gives MQAMVLKKPGKIEENPLQFQEVPHPEIGLKDILVRVQACGICHTDLHTVEGELPLPKSPLIPGHQIVGTVERKGTEVRRFNLGDRAGIAWLNSTCGRCEFCRSGGENLCEQAKFTGYHSNGGYAEYTAISENFAYAVPETFSPTGAAPLLCAGIIGYRALRLSEIKPGQRLGLYGFGASAHIVIQIALFWKCEVFVFTRSPEHQKLALDLGAVWAGKAEQIPEKKLHSSIIFAPAGELVPHALKTLDRGGTLALAGIYMTPIPQLDYMQHLYFEKTLRSVANSTRKDGKELLKLASEIPIRTQVTVFPLREANCALRLLKQGKINGAGVLEIP, from the coding sequence ATGCAGGCAATGGTCCTGAAAAAACCAGGTAAAATCGAGGAAAACCCTCTTCAGTTCCAGGAAGTCCCGCACCCTGAAATTGGGCTTAAGGATATTTTGGTTAGGGTACAGGCTTGCGGTATCTGTCATACTGACCTGCACACAGTCGAAGGGGAGCTTCCTTTGCCCAAATCACCTTTAATCCCTGGTCATCAGATTGTCGGAACAGTTGAGAGAAAAGGAACTGAAGTCCGTCGTTTCAACCTTGGGGATAGGGCCGGAATCGCCTGGTTGAACTCAACCTGTGGAAGATGTGAATTCTGCAGGAGTGGAGGAGAAAACCTGTGTGAACAGGCAAAATTCACCGGCTATCATTCAAACGGAGGGTATGCCGAATATACAGCAATCTCTGAAAATTTCGCTTATGCTGTTCCAGAAACCTTTTCGCCAACAGGGGCTGCCCCTTTACTCTGCGCGGGAATCATAGGGTATCGAGCATTGCGTCTTAGCGAAATCAAGCCCGGGCAAAGATTGGGCCTTTATGGTTTCGGCGCCTCAGCTCATATCGTCATCCAGATAGCTCTCTTTTGGAAATGTGAGGTCTTCGTTTTTACCCGGAGCCCGGAGCATCAGAAATTAGCTTTAGATTTAGGTGCGGTCTGGGCAGGAAAAGCTGAGCAAATCCCCGAAAAGAAGCTTCACAGCTCAATTATCTTTGCACCAGCAGGCGAATTAGTCCCACACGCTTTAAAAACTCTTGACCGTGGTGGGACACTTGCCTTAGCTGGAATCTATATGACTCCGATCCCGCAGTTGGACTATATGCAGCATTTATATTTTGAGAAGACGCTGAGAAGCGTGGCTAACAGCACTCGAAAAGATGGAAAGGAACTTCTCAAGCTCGCCTCAGAAATCCCCATCCGCACACAGGTAACTGTTTTTCCCTTAAGGGAGGCAAATTGTGCTTTACGGTTGCTCAAACAGGGGAAGATAAACGGGGCAGGAGTGTTAGAGATTCCTTAG
- a CDS encoding NTPase: MNIFLTGLPGIGKTTIIKKVIEKLNRSTCGFFTTEVREGETRVGFSVETLFGMQGTLAHKDLRSKYRVGNYGIAVTGFEKIVSRELERCLRGSSIIVIDEIGKMELFSRRFQELVLECLDAPNPVLGTVMFGHHPFVERIKKREDVKIFEVTRKNRNQMVNILVNELAGEGKSKVSSAGEKV; encoded by the coding sequence ATGAACATTTTTTTGACTGGATTACCGGGCATTGGTAAAACTACGATTATTAAAAAGGTAATCGAGAAATTGAACCGCTCAACCTGTGGATTCTTCACCACAGAGGTAAGAGAAGGAGAAACCAGGGTCGGTTTTTCTGTGGAAACTCTTTTTGGAATGCAAGGGACTTTAGCGCATAAAGACCTGAGAAGCAAATACCGGGTGGGAAATTATGGCATTGCAGTAACCGGCTTTGAGAAGATCGTCTCCCGGGAACTGGAAAGGTGCTTGAGAGGAAGCAGCATCATAGTCATCGACGAGATAGGAAAGATGGAGCTTTTCTCCAGAAGATTTCAGGAGCTGGTCCTGGAATGTCTGGATGCCCCGAATCCGGTGCTGGGCACTGTTATGTTCGGGCACCATCCATTCGTAGAGCGGATTAAAAAAAGAGAAGACGTGAAAATCTTCGAGGTGACCAGGAAAAACAGAAATCAAATGGTGAACATTCTGGTCAACGAGCTTGCTGGCGAGGGCAAGTCTAAGGTCTCTTCAGCGGGTGAAAAAGTTTGA
- a CDS encoding sigma-70 family RNA polymerase sigma factor, producing MKKKNTGDKSADLPLSGDQHKDKRRKDHFVDYYACSLGYGRKKGKRIRALNWVEGVEEPESVSEESDLIERMKEEKAKVELEEKVEDSLDRLENAEREFIRLFYFDCKSYDQISEIMNKTKDRLERIHRSALEKLKFILKGFVSQRYKIKISPERKCLICSHPEREKLDELIKTKKEEETWKKILRTFKEEFNLEIKTPQTMINHQKRHMVNLET from the coding sequence ATGAAAAAGAAAAATACTGGGGACAAATCGGCTGATCTGCCCCTGTCCGGGGACCAGCATAAAGATAAAAGAAGGAAAGACCATTTTGTAGATTACTATGCTTGTTCTTTAGGATACGGTAGGAAGAAGGGAAAGAGGATTCGGGCTTTGAACTGGGTCGAGGGGGTGGAGGAGCCGGAATCAGTCTCTGAGGAGTCAGACTTAATAGAGAGGATGAAGGAGGAAAAAGCAAAAGTAGAGTTAGAGGAAAAAGTAGAGGACTCCCTGGATAGGCTGGAGAACGCTGAAAGAGAATTTATCAGGCTTTTTTATTTCGACTGCAAAAGCTATGACCAGATTTCAGAGATTATGAACAAGACCAAAGATCGGCTTGAGCGGATTCACCGTTCAGCCCTGGAAAAACTTAAATTCATCCTGAAGGGATTCGTGTCCCAGCGGTATAAGATTAAAATTTCCCCAGAAAGGAAGTGCTTGATCTGCTCTCATCCGGAAAGGGAAAAATTAGATGAGTTGATAAAAACTAAGAAGGAGGAAGAGACCTGGAAAAAGATTTTACGAACGTTCAAGGAAGAGTTCAATCTGGAGATTAAGACTCCGCAGACCATGATAAATCATCAAAAGAGACACATGGTTAATTTGGAAACTTAG
- a CDS encoding DUF5668 domain-containing protein: MEKSTSDEKWDSGRAFVGIIILGVGVIFLLSNWGIIPSMHHAWPLILIVVGLAFLFGAGRKHKCSSQQSPKDEGPGTPV; this comes from the coding sequence ATGGAGAAATCAACATCAGATGAAAAGTGGGATTCTGGCAGGGCTTTTGTGGGGATTATCATATTAGGTGTGGGCGTCATATTCCTTCTTTCTAACTGGGGAATAATACCTTCTATGCATCACGCCTGGCCCTTAATCCTTATAGTAGTGGGATTAGCTTTCCTTTTTGGGGCGGGAAGAAAACACAAGTGTTCATCCCAGCAGTCACCCAAGGATGAAGGACCCGGAACTCCCGTATGA
- a CDS encoding CPBP family intramembrane metalloprotease — translation MMEEKQSSVSDESHIPDETYANKGIHPGRIGSILLLFFLLIIWPLSSYLLMKEQQPQLSASGFEGINLSTQIYLPTILIQLLVFLLIVLVLRLERESFSSIGLKGFDLRNLLIGALSWFGMSLLLLVVSYLLRSYNLSTPPDVLKLLPRTAPQKFLWIIMALSASLAEESAFRGFVLTRLNLYLKNWWLTILIASISFSLGHLYQGTAGTIFAGIYGVLFSFLFLWRKSLAPCMTAHFLQDVTPLFAPLS, via the coding sequence ATGATGGAAGAAAAGCAATCCTCTGTATCTGACGAAAGCCATATCCCGGATGAAACTTATGCAAATAAAGGGATCCATCCAGGGAGGATTGGTTCAATCCTTCTGCTTTTTTTCCTTCTGATAATCTGGCCCCTTTCCTCTTATTTACTGATGAAGGAACAGCAGCCCCAGTTGTCTGCCTCGGGTTTTGAGGGAATTAATCTATCGACCCAGATATATCTTCCTACCATACTTATCCAGCTTTTGGTATTCTTGTTGATCGTCCTGGTATTACGTCTGGAAAGGGAGAGCTTTTCCAGCATTGGACTCAAGGGGTTCGACTTAAGAAATTTGCTGATAGGCGCTCTCTCCTGGTTCGGAATGAGCTTGTTACTTCTGGTAGTGAGCTATCTACTGAGATCATACAATCTCTCTACACCGCCAGACGTGTTGAAGCTTCTACCTCGAACCGCCCCCCAGAAATTTCTCTGGATAATCATGGCACTGAGCGCTTCCCTGGCTGAGGAAAGCGCATTCAGAGGATTTGTCCTCACCCGCCTTAACCTTTATCTGAAGAACTGGTGGCTCACAATCCTTATCGCTTCAATATCTTTCAGCCTGGGACATCTTTATCAAGGCACAGCCGGAACGATCTTTGCAGGGATTTACGGAGTTCTCTTCTCTTTTCTATTCCTCTGGAGAAAGAGTCTGGCTCCATGTATGACCGCTCACTTTTTGCAGGATGTCACGCCCCTTTTTGCCCCGCTTTCTTAA
- a CDS encoding transcriptional regulator: MSKYDRLLHLLNLLRSRHNLKASDLARECEVTERTIYRDIMSLSSANIPIYFDDGYKLLTDAFLPPLNFSLEEYLLLKLGLNSSPMSVNTPLGKSAKRVLAKIDASLSPEVKNRLGDLGDPLRINLKTTGDFSKLGLIFNLIEQSILNKRTVGLDYESLESGKSTRDVDPYALVFKRHSWYLLGFCHYRQETRTFRLNRIKKVTLTDRNFERKSDFSVEEFFRDSWEIYQGKLTEVKLRFLGKAAKVIESGPHHPSEIITKEKDGALLYSVKVKGTEEISRWILGFGEMVEVLEPVDFRENIKDTIQKMQKLYSG, encoded by the coding sequence ATGAGTAAATATGACCGTTTGCTTCATCTGCTTAATCTTCTCAGATCAAGACATAATCTCAAAGCATCAGATTTAGCCAGAGAATGCGAGGTTACTGAGAGGACGATTTATAGAGATATAATGTCCCTGTCGTCAGCAAACATTCCGATTTATTTTGATGACGGTTACAAGCTTCTGACAGATGCCTTTCTTCCACCTTTGAATTTCTCATTGGAGGAGTATCTACTTTTGAAATTGGGTTTGAACTCGTCTCCTATGTCTGTCAACACGCCTCTGGGGAAATCAGCCAAAAGGGTTTTAGCCAAAATAGATGCGAGTTTAAGCCCGGAGGTAAAAAACAGGCTGGGTGACTTAGGAGACCCTTTGAGAATAAACCTCAAAACAACCGGGGACTTCTCCAAGCTGGGTTTGATCTTTAATCTGATCGAGCAGTCTATTTTAAACAAAAGAACTGTAGGATTAGACTATGAATCTCTGGAATCGGGCAAGAGCACAAGGGACGTAGACCCATATGCCCTGGTATTCAAACGTCACTCCTGGTACCTTTTAGGATTCTGTCACTACAGACAAGAGACAAGAACTTTCAGGCTGAACAGAATCAAAAAAGTCACCTTAACTGACAGGAATTTCGAGAGGAAATCTGATTTCTCAGTAGAGGAATTTTTCAGGGATAGCTGGGAGATCTATCAGGGTAAACTAACTGAAGTCAAGTTAAGATTTTTAGGCAAAGCAGCTAAGGTGATCGAGTCTGGACCGCACCATCCCTCTGAGATTATAACTAAGGAGAAAGACGGCGCGCTTCTTTATTCCGTAAAAGTAAAAGGAACAGAAGAGATCTCCAGATGGATTTTGGGCTTCGGGGAGATGGTAGAGGTTTTGGAACCTGTGGATTTCAGAGAAAATATAAAAGACACGATTCAGAAGATGCAGAAGCTTTATTCTGGCTGA